The following proteins come from a genomic window of Triticum aestivum cultivar Chinese Spring chromosome 6A, IWGSC CS RefSeq v2.1, whole genome shotgun sequence:
- the LOC123130165 gene encoding uncharacterized protein isoform X3 — protein sequence MTRRGCVQARVIPETDAGLVEFFLDTDAREIEIEIGRLRPRLNKAFFDHIQREIAQIKFAVTRTAANEDRLIELEAMQKVIGEGVEAYDKLQNDLVTAKERLTNILQSKDRKKTLLDMVI from the exons ATGACACGGCGTGGCTGCGTGCAGGCGCGGGTGATACCTGAGACGGACGCCGGGCTGGTGGAGTTCTTCCTGGACACGGACGCGCGGGAGATCGAGATCGAGATCGGCAGGCTCCGCCCCAGGCTGAACAAGGCCTTCTTCGACCACATCCAGCGGGAGATCGCACAGATCAAATTCGCGGTCACCAGGACAGCG GCAAACGAAGACAGACTGATCGAGCTGGAGGCCATGCAGAAGGTCATCGGGGAGGGAGTCG AGGCCTACGACAAGCTGCAAAACGACCTCGTGACGGCCAAGGAGCGGCTCACCAACATCCTGCAATCCAAAGATAGGAAGAAAACG CTGCTCGACATGGTAATCTAG
- the LOC123130165 gene encoding uncharacterized protein isoform X2, producing the protein MTRRGCVQARVIPETDAGLVEFFLDTDAREIEIEIGRLRPRLNKAFFDHIQREIAQIKFAVTRTAANEDRLIELEAMQKVIGEGVEAYDKLQNDLVTAKERLTNILQSKDRKKTVEDSNRVVRFVQRSSPPSPSATKLLGASVHLQI; encoded by the exons ATGACACGGCGTGGCTGCGTGCAGGCGCGGGTGATACCTGAGACGGACGCCGGGCTGGTGGAGTTCTTCCTGGACACGGACGCGCGGGAGATCGAGATCGAGATCGGCAGGCTCCGCCCCAGGCTGAACAAGGCCTTCTTCGACCACATCCAGCGGGAGATCGCACAGATCAAATTCGCGGTCACCAGGACAGCG GCAAACGAAGACAGACTGATCGAGCTGGAGGCCATGCAGAAGGTCATCGGGGAGGGAGTCG AGGCCTACGACAAGCTGCAAAACGACCTCGTGACGGCCAAGGAGCGGCTCACCAACATCCTGCAATCCAAAGATAGGAAGAAAACG GTAGAAGATAGCAACAGAGTGGTAAGGTTTGTGCAGAGATCTTCTCCTCCGTCGCCATCCGCGACAAAGCTACTGGGTGCATCCGTCCATCTTCAGATCTGA
- the LOC123130165 gene encoding uncharacterized protein isoform X1: MTRRGCVQARVIPETDAGLVEFFLDTDAREIEIEIGRLRPRLNKAFFDHIQREIAQIKFAVTRTAANEDRLIELEAMQKVIGEGVEAYDKLQNDLVTAKERLTNILQSKDRKKTLSCLWSIQPGINNVVVAGGMDTMSNAPKYAATAR, translated from the exons ATGACACGGCGTGGCTGCGTGCAGGCGCGGGTGATACCTGAGACGGACGCCGGGCTGGTGGAGTTCTTCCTGGACACGGACGCGCGGGAGATCGAGATCGAGATCGGCAGGCTCCGCCCCAGGCTGAACAAGGCCTTCTTCGACCACATCCAGCGGGAGATCGCACAGATCAAATTCGCGGTCACCAGGACAGCG GCAAACGAAGACAGACTGATCGAGCTGGAGGCCATGCAGAAGGTCATCGGGGAGGGAGTCG AGGCCTACGACAAGCTGCAAAACGACCTCGTGACGGCCAAGGAGCGGCTCACCAACATCCTGCAATCCAAAGATAGGAAGAAAACG TTGTCATGCTTGTGGTCGATTCAGCCGGGGATCAACAACGTCGTCGTCGCCGGTGGCATGGATACCATGTCCAATGCCCCCAAATACGCTGCAACAGCAAG GTAG